One segment of Planctomycetota bacterium DNA contains the following:
- a CDS encoding serine/threonine-protein phosphatase, which produces MLVDDDAPSARPPQRILFAASESSRTRAEALAAEFPGLLGFRAEIERGTIPEAAGRLSPRTQAVVLLIQRHEEITGLPALFDGVEKLGVPLLILTDDPLASTFRLTSWNTLPMSKSPEVIAAMLRGQLSRQTEIAALRQNQRGAEEQAEELQGEVSRMRDELHLAGQVQREFMPRNLAAFSGGAVAALWRPMAYVGGDIYDVRRLDEHHVGLFVADAVGHGVPAALLTMVIARGLPSKEIIGKTYRIIPPGEALACVNRELLAREGRVSKFATAIYAIIDLRTRAMRLAVAGHPPAVLLRGDRAIELAGTTGKALGVFDGVEWPEIELQLEPGDRVLLHSDGFEAAFPDPPEKPVHSQDVAPAFLEEFRALLGVPEPAALVERIERRLDQRAMNSGAGGSFADDLTLVAFKVS; this is translated from the coding sequence ATGCTGGTCGACGACGACGCCCCCTCCGCCCGGCCCCCCCAGCGGATTCTTTTCGCCGCGTCGGAGTCGAGCCGGACACGGGCCGAAGCCCTTGCCGCGGAGTTCCCCGGGCTCCTCGGCTTTCGGGCAGAGATCGAGCGCGGAACGATCCCCGAGGCTGCGGGCCGATTGAGTCCACGGACGCAGGCGGTGGTGCTTCTGATCCAGCGGCACGAGGAGATCACCGGCCTTCCGGCCCTCTTTGACGGCGTTGAAAAACTCGGCGTTCCCCTGCTGATTTTGACCGATGACCCGCTGGCGTCGACCTTCCGTCTCACCTCGTGGAACACGCTGCCGATGTCGAAGTCCCCCGAGGTGATCGCAGCCATGCTCCGCGGGCAGCTCTCCCGGCAGACGGAGATCGCCGCCCTGCGGCAGAACCAGCGCGGCGCCGAGGAGCAGGCCGAGGAGCTGCAGGGAGAAGTCTCCCGGATGCGCGACGAACTGCATCTGGCCGGACAGGTGCAACGGGAATTCATGCCGCGCAACCTGGCCGCCTTCTCCGGCGGCGCAGTGGCGGCGCTGTGGAGACCGATGGCCTATGTGGGCGGGGACATCTACGACGTGCGGCGGCTCGACGAGCACCACGTCGGGCTCTTCGTCGCCGATGCGGTCGGGCATGGCGTGCCGGCGGCGCTGTTGACCATGGTGATCGCCCGCGGGCTTCCCTCGAAGGAGATCATCGGGAAGACCTACCGGATCATTCCTCCGGGCGAGGCGCTGGCCTGCGTCAACCGGGAGCTGCTCGCCCGCGAGGGTCGCGTCTCGAAGTTCGCCACCGCGATCTACGCCATCATCGATCTGCGCACGCGCGCCATGCGCCTGGCCGTGGCGGGCCATCCCCCCGCCGTCCTGCTGCGCGGCGACCGCGCCATCGAGCTCGCGGGCACCACCGGCAAGGCGCTGGGCGTGTTCGACGGCGTGGAGTGGCCGGAGATCGAATTGCAGCTCGAGCCCGGAGACCGCGTGCTGCTGCACTCGGATGGATTCGAAGCGGCCTTCCCGGATCCGCCTGAAAAACCCGTGCATTCCCAGGACGTCGCCCCCGCGTTCCTGGAGGAATTCCGCGCGTTGCTGGGAGTGCCTGAACCCGCCGCGCTGGTCGAGCGCATCGAGCGCCGGCTCGATCAACGGGCGATGAACTCCGGCGCCGGCGGCTCCTTCGCCGACGACCTGACCCTGGTGGCCTTCAAGGTTTCGTAG
- a CDS encoding 4a-hydroxytetrahydrobiopterin dehydratase, which translates to MKKLSQRQVDTRLAKLPQWSQNGDAIQRTFQFENFVGSMHFLNSVAEAAERVQHHPDILVRWNKVTLTLSTHDAGGITEKDIAFAASADQLSGLPST; encoded by the coding sequence ATGAAGAAACTTTCCCAGCGCCAGGTGGACACCCGTCTGGCCAAGCTTCCGCAGTGGAGCCAGAACGGCGACGCCATCCAGCGCACCTTCCAATTCGAGAATTTCGTGGGGAGCATGCACTTCCTCAACAGCGTTGCGGAGGCCGCGGAGCGCGTGCAGCACCATCCCGACATCCTGGTGCGCTGGAACAAGGTCACGCTTACGCTCTCCACCCATGACGCGGGCGGCATCACCGAGAAGGACATCGCCTTTGCGGCCAGCGCCGATCAACTCTCCGGGCTGCCCTCGACGTAA